A region from the Fusarium musae strain F31 chromosome 1, whole genome shotgun sequence genome encodes:
- a CDS encoding hypothetical protein (EggNog:ENOG41) produces MADTQNRYYPLDSSLARKHRGRLNPIIEEDSDDGMVQNGGRRTRRAGNAQLKIEAWLTPMSDHFPTPRGMNYLSAPILPSSPSTDSAADTSPTTSSNPWNRHSVATEATEFEDLYDVTDDEEDMLKRKASARSRQVPTKQPTPLVIPATRDNSVETWSAVDNMKKSMTSPVPLTPSVKLTMSPAQMEFMHGQHAAETPTMSAPPSLDGSLTSEQLAAMSAPPTPIIGNEDSNTEDAWAGVQLQPGALATLHALASGEENLHEQPSQVLEVPEQHSVQPTVEMRQQPLRLITSFQSQPAINRAFSPNPNRQSLADLTKLDIPSPGGFFSGLSPRSRNTWHMPSKSPEDMPPPTSTTAEQFYRCPWNMDASVPPVPKRKELVEDFYRSVRFTPAPSGSIVEQVVELKEEDDFSDDMPTARPVFEHKTAPSTIESANTPASPQAEDAPTEIVVDYDPEYARKQQKEALSHFDRTELWLMAQRSYLRGVQDESTEDDGGLNTITEEAEEEIEAPQIQTELPPLKVQPETSIVPVKKSVRFSSLVSTSDHPKRLPSMLVRRESAYYRAFQDYIIRIQRQDVFVHQLARFEAIQAQRVSLKESHRNQLLGKYQLSVVPQSAKKRLSANVARGDDNIIDDPEKLRREKEVEAMNQMTVAAWHVAAMKMLNGGRLISAPVTKRLARLSRAAPGHGSTTRERARVLDLGGQTTCDWAWHCALQYPNTKVYTVTTKSIRQLSNCNVRGPPNHRQVAVEKFSRLPFPDNHFDLISARELHSILKLFGENGEDEWDTCLKECMRVLKPGGYLDFSLLDSDIINAGPVGLAKSVEFGFALKTLGYDPNPTKLWLGRLARAGFQDTRRIWMCLPMGARRNMFKPPSPPLKDSPSGQDVKTCQMDAMVMGSSDDIASACSIAGGWNWERWLLRCEMEKVAGELRLADTTTTGTAMEEAGKCLDGVAAVFEEGRNCKSGFRMLNGYAQKPKAGTETIKIALCE; encoded by the coding sequence ATGGCTGATACACAAAACCGATACTACCCCCTGGACTCTTCGCTGGCACGGAAGCACAGGGGGAGACTTAATCCTATAATTGAGGAGGATAGCGATGATGGTATGGTTCAAAACGGGGGTCGCAGGACAAGACGCGCAGGCAATGCCCAACTCAAGATTGAGGCATGGCTAACACCGATGAGCGACCACTTCCCTACACCAAGAGGAATGAACTATCTTTCTGCTCCTATTCtcccatcatcaccttcaacCGACTCGGCTGCCGACACTTCACCAACCACATCCAGTAACCCCTGGAACCGCCATAGTGTCGCCACCGAGGCCACGGAGTTCGAGGATCTCTACGATgtgactgatgatgaagaggatatgCTCAAGCGAAAAGCGTCTGCTAGGTCGAGGCAGGTCCCTACCAAGCAACCGACCCCGCTTGTCATTCCAGCAACACGCGATAACTCTGTTGAGACGTGGTCTGCTGTGGACAAtatgaagaagtcgatgaCTTCTCCAGTTCCTCTGACTCCTTCCGTCAAACTGACGATGTCACCTGCTCAGATGGAGTTCATGCATGGGCAACATGCAGCAGAGACACCTACCATGTCAGCTCCCCCATCTTTGGATGGGAGTTTGACTTCTGAACAGCTCGCGGCTATGAGTGCCCCGCCCACACCCATAATCGGAAATGAGGATTCAAATACCGAAGATGCTTGGGCTGGTGTTCAACTACAACCCGGCGCTCTCGCTACCCTTCATGCCCTTGCCAGTGGCGAGGAGAACCTCCATGAACAGCCATCTCAAGTTCTTGAGGTGCCTGAGCAACATTCTGTCCAGCCAACTGTTGAGATGCGACAGCAGCCATTGCGACTCATCACCAGCTTCCAGTCGCAGCCAGCTATCAATAGGGCCTTCTCTCCTAACCCCAACCGTCAGTCCCTTGCAGACCTGACAAAGCTTGATATTCCATCTCCAGGCGGTTTCTTCTCCGGTCTATCTCCACGAAGCCGAAACACATGGCACATGCCCTCCAAGTCCCCCGAGGATATGCCACCACCTACGTCCACCACCGCTGAACAGTTCTACCGGTGTCCCTGGAATATGGATGCTTCGGTTCCCCCTGTCCCTAAGCGTAAGGAGCTCGTTGAGGATTTTTATCGCAGTGTCAGGTTTACACCCGCCCCCAGTGGGTCCATCGTTGAGCAAGTCGTtgagctgaaggaggaggatgacttCTCCGACGATATGCCCACTGCCCGACCCGTCTTCGAGCACAAGACTGCCCCGTCTACTATCGAGTCCGCCAACACCCCAGCTTCACCCCAGGCTGAGGATGCTCCCACCGAGATTGTGGTCGACTACGATCCTGAGTATGCTCGCAAGCAACAAAAGGAGGCTCTCTCCCATTTTGATCGCACTGAACTTTGGCTCATGGCCCAACGATCTTACCTTCGTGGTGTCCAGGATGAGTCAACCGAGGACGATGGGgggctcaacaccatcactgaggaggctgaggaggagattgaagCTCCTCAAATTCAAACTGAACTTCCTCCCCTCAAGGTTCAGCCAGAAACTTCGATTGTTCCTGTCAAGAAGAGCGTGCGTTTCTCCAGCCTTGTCTCAACTTCTGATCACCCAAAGCGTCTGCCTTCCATGCTCGTCCGCCGCGAGTCTGCCTACTATCGGGCATTTCAAGACTACATCATCCGCATCCAGCGCCAAGATGTATTTGTCCACCAGCTTGCTCGATTTGAGGCCATCCAGGCTCAGCGTGTTTCCCTTAAGGAGTCTCACCGCAACCAGCTTCTTGGCAAGTACCAGCTCAGTGTCGTTCCCCAGTCCGCCAAGAAGAGACTCAGCGCCAATGTTGCTCGTGGCGATGATAACATCATTGATGACCCTGAGAAGCTCCGCCGAGAGAAGGAAGTTGAGGCCATGAACCAAATGACCGTTGCTGCGTGGCACGTTGCCGCCATGAAGATGCTCAACGGTGGTCGCCTCATTTCTGCTCCAGTGACCAAACGACTGGCTCGTCTTTCTCGCGCAGCCCCTGGACATGGCAGCACTACTCGCGAGCGCGCTAGAGTCCTTGACTTGGGTGGGCAGACTACCTGCGACTGGGCGTGGCACTGCGCGCTCCAGTACCCCAACACCAAGGTCTACACTGTCACAACCAAGTCCATTCGTCAACTTTCCAACTGCAATGTCCGCGGTCCCCCAAACCATCGACAagttgctgttgagaagTTTTCTCGTCTCCCTTTCCCAGACAACCATTTCGATCTCATTTCTGCCCGAGAGCTTCACAGCATCCTAAAGCTTTTTGGTGAGAACGGGGAAGACGAGTGGGACACGTGTCTCAAGGAGTGCATGCGCGTTCTCAAGCCTGGTGGCTATCTTGATTTCTCACTCTTGGATTcagacatcatcaacgctgGTCCCGTTGGGCTGGCAAAGAGCGTTGAGTTTGGCTTTGCCCTTAAGACCCTTGGTTATGACCCTAATCCTACCAAGCTTTGGCTTGGTCGCCTGGCCCGTGCCGGCTTCCAAGACACTCGCCGCATTTGGATGTGTCTGCCCATGGGTGCCAGGCGAAATATGTTCAAGCCTCCTAGCCCTCCTTTGAAGGATAGCCCTAGTGGCCAGGATGTCAAGACCTGCCAGATGGACGCCATGGTTATGGGAAGCAGTGATGATATTGCTAGCGCTTGCAGCATTGCTGGTGGCTGGAACTGGGAGCGATGGCTCCTCCGCtgtgagatggagaaggtTGCTGGTGAGCTCCGGCTCGCcgatactactactactggAACTGCCATGGAGGAGGCTGGCAAGTGTCTGGATGGCGTTGCTGCCGTGTTCGAGGAGGGCCGAAACTGCAAGTCCGGCTTCCGAATGCTCAACGGTTATGCTCAGAAGCCCAAGGCTGGTACTGAGACCATCAAGATTGCTCTCTGTGAGTGA
- the PHB2 gene encoding Prohibitin-2, subunit of the prohibitin complex (Phb1p-Phb2p) produces the protein MSNNNWQEEAMRRLRQMQQARGGVGGGGPQMPRAAGGALFGGLLLAGGALFLSNSLFNVDGGHRAIKYQRLTGVSKEIYNEGTHINIPWFETPIVYDVRAKPRNVASLTGTKDLQMVNITCRVLSRPQIDALPQIYRTLGTDYDERVLPSIVNEVLKSVVAQFNASQLITQRENVARLVRENLARRAARFNILLDDVSLTHLAFSPEFTAAVEAKQVAQQEAQRAAFIVDKARQEKQAMVVKAQGEARSAELIGEAIKKNKAYVELKKIENARQIAAQLQEAGSKNRLMLDSEGLGLNVFDNNDKN, from the exons ATGTCGAACAACAACTGGCAGGAGGAAGCCATGCGCCGCCTTCGACAGATGCAGCAGGCtcgtggtggtgttggaggaGGTGGCCCTCAGATGCCTCGAGCAGCCGGTGGTGCCCTCTTCGGCGGTCTGCTACTCGCTGGTGGTGCTCTGTTCCTGTCAAACTCCCTATTCAACGTCGATGGTGGCCACAGAGCCATCAAGTACCAGAGGCTAACTGGTGTGAGCAAGGAGATCTACAATGAAG GAACGCACATCAACATCCCTTGGTTTGAGACACCAATTGTGTACGATGTCCGAGCAAAGCCACGCAATGTTGCGTCTCTGACCGGAACCAAGGATCTGCAGATGGTCAACATCACCTGCCGTGTGCTCTCTCGCCCACAGATTGATGCTCTGCCTCAGATCTACCGTACACTAGGCACCGACTACGACGAGCGTGTGCTGCCGTCTATTGTCAATGAAGTTCTCAAGAGTGTTGTTGCTCAGTTCAACGCTAGCCAGCTCATCACACAGCGAGAGAATGTTGCCAGACTGGTTCGAGAGAACCTTGCTCGACGAGCTGCTCGATTCAACATTCTCCTCGACGACGTATCTCTAACT CACCTTGCGTTCTCTCCCGAATTCAcagctgctgttgaggctaAGCAGGTTGCCCAGCAAGAGGCGCAACGAGCTGCTTTCATCGTCGACAAGGCTCGACAGGAGAAGCAGGCCATGGTTGTCAAGGCGCAGGGTGAGGCTCGCTCTGCTGAACTGATTGGtgaggctatcaagaagaacaaggcctatgttgagctcaagaagatcgagaacGCTCGACAGATTGCTGCTCAGCTCCAAGAGGCTGGCTCTAAGAACAGACTCATGCTTGACTCCGAGGGTCTGGGTCTCAATGTCTTTGACAATAATGACAAGAACTGA
- a CDS encoding hypothetical protein (BUSCO:EOG09262NIR): MADSFIKQEAYIKPDPEASGSPAQVDEEDLYEDAGDLEFYEKGDERPSSFEQLYLARVPRYMWEAWSKLTERLGDDDEIQIGTLRTWVEKRPDGSEDTKLRMLLSANCPEHQVLPREYDLVVQEQNVSNHFIFSEEDLPGFKARSKARQEAADAGIPASLLRQKQGNNNGAERPSYDRRSRYQPYYRKAVPKKTKIFGKIAYDVRVEPHGKDEEERVLQQKILDAEANKSKVQIISRHAASAVVNPGTTRAAEFGDSFIKNIAATAKPKKGEVFKAARIPENQLLDLIFDCFRQYQYWSVKALRQKLQQPEQYLRQVLEKIAVLNKSGRFANQYCLSDAYRDKGGAEAQEAAAEPVDDDEDDAEMEDVLPVS, translated from the exons atggccgatTCCTTCATCAAGCAGGAGGCGTACATCAAACCCGACCCCGAGGCGTCTGGTTCTCCTGCGCaagttgacgaagaagatctgTATGAAGATGCTGGCGACCTCGAATTCTACGAAAAAGGAGACGAAAGACCTAGTTCCTTCGAGCAACTCTACCTCGCGCGCGTTCCTCGATACATGTGGGAAGCTTGGTCTAAATTGACGGAGCGACtcggcgacgacgacgaaatTCAGATTGGCACTCTGCGAACATGGGTTGAAAAAAGGCCCGATGGTAGCGAAGAT ACCAAACTTCGCATGCTTCTCTCCGCCAACTGTCCGGAGCATCAGGTGCTGCCTCGCGAATATGATCTGGTAGTCCAAGAACAAAACGTTAGCAACCACTTCATTTTCAGCGAGGAGGATTTGCCTGGCTTTAAGGCGCGAAGCAAGGCGCGACAAGAGGCTGCCGATGCTGGTATCCCTGCCTCATTGCTGAGGCAGAAACAAGGCAACAACAACGGAGCAGAACGACCGAGCTACGACCGTAGGAGTCGATATCAACCATACTATCGCAAAGCTGTCCCGA aaaagacaaagatcTTTGGCAAGATTGCCTATGATGTTCGTGTTGAGCCCCATGgcaaagatgaggaagagcggGTGCTTCAGCAGAAGATTCTGGATGCAGAGGCGAATAAATCCAAGGTCCAAATCATCAGTCGACACGCAGCTTCAGCCGTAGTGAACCCTGGAACTACCCGCGCAGCCGAATTCGGAGATAGCTTCATC AAAAACATCGCTGCCacagccaagccaaagaagGGCGAGGTATTCAAGGCAGCCCGTATTCCAGAGAACCAGCTTCTGGATCTCATTTTCGATTGTTTCCGCCAGTATCAGTATTGGTCAGTGAAGGCTTTGCGACAAAAGCTTCAGCAGCCCGAACAGTACCTTCGACAGGTGCTCGAGAAGATTGCTGTTCTCAACAAGAGTGGCCGGTTCGCCAACCAGTATTGCCTGAGCGATGCCTACCGCGACAAGGGTGGCGCAGAGGCCcaggaggctgctgctgaacctgttgatgacgatgaggacgatgcaGAGATGGAGGATGTGTTGCCCGTTTCCTAG